TGGGCTCTCCTTACGCTCACCGGTGGTGTCGAGCGGCGTGGTCAACTGCCGCCCGGTGGCTGCGTGGTCGTGGCGAACCACTCGTCCCACGCGGACACCGCGGCCCTGCTCGCGGCACTGGACGCCCGGCACTCCCCCGCGATCGGTGCGGCGGCCGACTACTGGTTCGCCTCGCCCTGGCGCAGGCGGATCTGCAGCCGCCTTGCCGCGGGGTTCCCCGTGCGCCGTACCGGGGGTGGCATGGACGACCTGCTCTCCAGGGCGGACAGTCTGCGCGCGGGCGGAGCCGTGGTCCTCTTTCCCGAGGGCACCCGTGCCCGGGCCGGTGAGCTGGGCGCCTTCCACAAGGGCGCCCTGATCCTGGCCCGGCACGCGGACGTACCCGTGGTCCCGGTGGCCATCGCCGGCACGGACCGCCTCCTGCCCAAACACGGCAGGCTCCGCCCCGCCCTGGTCCGGGTCGCGGTCGGCGAGCCGCTGCCCGCTTCGGCCACCCCGGAGCAGGCCCGCGACGCCGTGGCCGCGCTGCATCGCCGTACGACGGAGGAACCCCTCGCCGACTCCTCCGCGCGCAAGCGGATCGCGGCGGTCGCAGCCTCCCGCCGGGGCCTCGCCGCAGGCTTCGTCTGGGCCTTCGCGGAGGCGCTGAGCTGGCCCCTGATGCCGGAGCTGTTCCTGGCGATCGCCTGCGTCGCGGTACCGCGCCGCGCCCTGAAACTCTCCCTCATGGCGCTCGCGGGCAGCCTGGCGGGTGGCATCCTGGCCCTCCAACTGGCGGCTTCCGGCGTGCAGTTGCCGCACCC
This Streptomyces sp. NBC_01283 DNA region includes the following protein-coding sequences:
- a CDS encoding lysophospholipid acyltransferase family protein, which codes for MEDELGGAGDRRGPKRGAARVRRGLWWALLTLTGGVERRGQLPPGGCVVVANHSSHADTAALLAALDARHSPAIGAAADYWFASPWRRRICSRLAAGFPVRRTGGGMDDLLSRADSLRAGGAVVLFPEGTRARAGELGAFHKGALILARHADVPVVPVAIAGTDRLLPKHGRLRPALVRVAVGEPLPASATPEQARDAVAALHRRTTEEPLADSSARKRIAAVAASRRGLAAGFVWAFAEALSWPLMPELFLAIACVAVPRRALKLSLMALAGSLAGGILALQLAASGVQLPHPLTTDRMRAEVRTELGVEGAAAVRHQPWNGIPFKVYAREAGRADTAPGDWLTHSALSRGSRTLTVGLAFGAFGFLAHRLRRLYGLYLVLLAGGFTIGLSLIVTGWN